Part of the Candidatus Binataceae bacterium genome, GCGGCGGAATTATCGCGGTCGGCCTTGGACTCATATGCGGACTGGCGCTGATGCTACGCCGCGCTCCGACAGAGTTGGTTGCGGGCGTCGCGCGCCGGATTCGCTCGACGCCTGTGCCCGAGCGCAGCTTCGAAGATGATTCGCGGCCGCTCGACGGTCCAATTCCAATATCGCTCGCATCCGACGACGAAGTTCCCGATGACGACGCCGAGAAGAAGCCGCTCAAGGTGCGGCTGCTCGATCTCAAGGATGCCTTCGGCGAGCGCCGCGCCAAGGCTGCGCAGGCCAAACCGCGGCAGAAGGGCGCGTACAAAATTCCCTCGCCATCTCTGCTCGACAATCCGCCGAGCGAACACGCTCAGATCGATGAAGAGCAGCTTCAGCGCAGCGCCCGTATCCTCGAACAGAAGCTGGGGGACTTCGGCGTCGAGGGTCGCGTGGTTGAAGTACAGCCCGGACCCGTCGTTACGATGTACAAGTTCGAGCCGGGCTCGGGAATCAAGGTCAGTCAGATTGTCAACTTGTCCGACGACCTCTCGATGGCGTTGCGAGCGCAGGCAGTGCGAATCCAGGCTCCGGTACCCGGCGAGGCGGTGGTCGGAATCGAGGTGCCGAATCGCAAGCGCGAGCGCGTCTATCTGCGCGAGATTCTCGAGGCCGAGGAATTTTCGGCCACCGGCAGCCACCTGACGATCGCGCTCGGCAAAGATATCGCCGGGCGGCCCGTCGCCGCAGATCTCGCCAAGATGCCGCATCTGCTGATTGCCGGCGCAACCGGCACCGGCAAGTCCGTTTCGATTCACACCATGATCGCGTCGGTGTTGTTCAACGCGACCGCCGACGACGTGCGCTTCATCCTCGTCGATCCCAAGATGCTCGAGCTGTCGGTCTACGAGAACATCCCGCATCTGCTGGTGCCTGTCGTTGTCGATCCGCAGAAGGCGTCGGCCGTGCTGCTCTGGGCGACGCAGGAGATGGAGTCGCGCTACTTGATGATGCGCGAGCTGGGCGTGCGCAATATCGATGGCTACAACAAGGCGCTCACATCCGGGGTGCCGCTCTCGGAGCTCAGGATGGCGGGGCAGGGCGTGCCGGCCTCCGATGATCCCAACGATCCCGCGGTCGGCTCGCTTGAGCATCGCAAGCTGCCGAAGATCGTGATCATCATCGACGAGCTTGCTGACTTGCTGTTAAGCGAGGGCAAGACCGTCGAGCGCGATATCACGCGGCTGGCGCAGAAGGCGCGCGCCTCAGGCATCCACCTGATCCTCGCGACGCAGCGTCCGTCGGTCGACGTTATCACCGGCCTTATCAAGGCCAACCTGCCGGCGCGTATTTCACTGCAAGTCACATCGCGCGTCGATTCGCGCACGATTCTCGATTCGATCGGCGCCGAGCGCCTGCTCGGCGCGGGCGACATGCTCTTCATGCCACCGGGCAGCGCGAAGCTGCGCCGCCTGCACGGTCCATTCGTGTCTGAGTCAGAGATTCGCCGCCTGACGGATTTTCTGCGCGAGCAGGGCGCGCCCGAATATAGAATGGAGATTCTCGACACCAAGCCTCCGGGCGAGGATGGCGGCGGCGATACCG contains:
- a CDS encoding DNA translocase FtsK 4TM domain-containing protein — protein: MARELAALGLIGFAAFGVVSLVSRALGRNPNLGGPVGAALADILIQSIGAMSFAAMVLVAFLATRIWIGRTKSAIAREIGGGALVIFALGTAAALWNGADERIGGELGAAVARTLNDSLNVGGGIIAVGLGLICGLALMLRRAPTELVAGVARRIRSTPVPERSFEDDSRPLDGPIPISLASDDEVPDDDAEKKPLKVRLLDLKDAFGERRAKAAQAKPRQKGAYKIPSPSLLDNPPSEHAQIDEEQLQRSARILEQKLGDFGVEGRVVEVQPGPVVTMYKFEPGSGIKVSQIVNLSDDLSMALRAQAVRIQAPVPGEAVVGIEVPNRKRERVYLREILEAEEFSATGSHLTIALGKDIAGRPVAADLAKMPHLLIAGATGTGKSVSIHTMIASVLFNATADDVRFILVDPKMLELSVYENIPHLLVPVVVDPQKASAVLLWATQEMESRYLMMRELGVRNIDGYNKALTSGVPLSELRMAGQGVPASDDPNDPAVGSLEHRKLPKIVIIIDELADLLLSEGKTVERDITRLAQKARASGIHLILATQRPSVDVITGLIKANLPARISLQVTSRVDSRTILDSIGAERLLGAGDMLFMPPGSAKLRRLHGPFVSESEIRRLTDFLREQGAPEYRMEILDTKPPGEDGGGDTGDERDEMYDEAVRIVMETNQASISMIQRRLRIGYNRAARMVELMEREGIVMPPDGAKPREVRLRSVK